From the Hymenobacter yonginensis genome, one window contains:
- a CDS encoding outer membrane beta-barrel protein: protein MKNVSASLLLVAALAAVPAVATAQTASASAGQHAAAALRGTVADSLSQQPLPFATVVLQPATTAPVLSTISNEHGAFHFEQVPAGRYQLLVRYIGYKTAAPVAVEVGSGQPAMLAPVLLAPAGQRLKGVTVTATKPFIEQRAGKLVLNVAASPLAAGGSAYDVLGRAPGVLDQSNGFQLRGKKVAVLLDGKPTNLSGAELKTMLEAMPGNTLDQVEVIANPSARYDANGAAIINIITTKGRKLGTNGTATVGVGAGEYGRYNAGLSLNHRTAALNVYGSLDRQENQVYSTTSAFRRLGEGRELRENGREVRHNQNNSAKLGLDYVLSEKSSAGVLLKGMLNTRDRDAQNLARLSDNTLLSASHVQTTGAAQFLSPTLNVYYKTKLDTAGRTLSLNADYFGYRKDWHNDYTTRTFDGSLQPTGPYDLLRDNSPARNSVRSFSADYAQPLGRAHLEAGLKTTFTTTDNDIRWEQAPAGQPWTVDLGKTNHFIYRENINAAYATVGHTVRKVVVELGLRAEQTNTTGTSLTTGQRTDRHYLNLFPSVSAQYNKSEKVQLGFAYSRKIDRFAFGIVNPFVTYVSQYRYVQGNPSISPSFSHNFEFTHSYNNLLSTSISYGHHTNVLIDSYRQLEGTQIVVNSFRNFRSAESVSASTTLMRPLLSGKWMTVTTLGLEYARVNSPALGLNNARPSTYLSSNHTLTLPHGFKMEASAMYMSPMTFGGLAFKARFNTGLGVSKSLLKDAATLTLNVTDVFNTQQNRYEVLAAGLNSRNLDKAESRFVKLNFSYKFGNQRVKGSQRRSTGIEAEKSRMEN, encoded by the coding sequence ATGAAAAACGTTTCCGCCTCCCTGCTCCTCGTTGCTGCTCTGGCCGCCGTACCCGCCGTAGCTACCGCCCAAACCGCCTCGGCGTCGGCCGGCCAGCACGCCGCTGCCGCCCTACGCGGCACCGTCGCCGACAGTCTCTCCCAGCAGCCGCTGCCTTTCGCTACGGTGGTGCTGCAGCCCGCCACTACTGCTCCGGTGCTCAGCACCATCAGCAACGAGCACGGTGCGTTTCATTTCGAGCAGGTGCCGGCCGGCCGCTATCAGCTGCTGGTGCGCTACATCGGCTACAAAACGGCGGCACCAGTGGCCGTGGAAGTAGGCAGCGGCCAGCCCGCCATGCTGGCGCCCGTGCTGCTGGCGCCAGCCGGCCAGCGCCTGAAGGGCGTGACCGTGACGGCCACCAAGCCCTTTATTGAGCAGCGTGCCGGCAAGCTGGTGCTGAACGTAGCGGCCAGTCCCCTGGCGGCCGGCGGCAGCGCCTACGATGTGCTAGGCCGCGCCCCCGGCGTGCTGGACCAAAGCAACGGCTTCCAGCTGCGCGGCAAGAAGGTAGCGGTGCTGCTAGATGGCAAGCCTACCAACCTGAGCGGTGCGGAGCTGAAAACGATGCTGGAAGCCATGCCTGGCAACACCCTCGACCAGGTGGAAGTCATTGCCAACCCTTCGGCCCGCTACGATGCCAATGGGGCCGCCATCATCAACATCATCACCACCAAAGGCCGCAAGCTGGGCACCAACGGCACGGCCACGGTGGGCGTGGGCGCCGGGGAGTACGGCCGCTACAACGCCGGCCTCAGCCTCAACCACCGCACCGCCGCCCTGAACGTGTACGGCAGCCTCGACCGGCAGGAAAACCAGGTGTATAGCACCACCAGCGCCTTCCGCCGCCTTGGCGAGGGCCGCGAGCTGCGGGAAAACGGCCGGGAGGTGCGCCACAACCAGAACAACTCCGCCAAGCTGGGCCTGGACTACGTGCTGAGCGAAAAGTCGTCGGCCGGCGTGCTGCTGAAAGGCATGCTCAATACCCGCGACCGGGACGCTCAGAACTTGGCCCGCCTCAGCGACAATACGCTGCTCTCGGCCTCGCACGTGCAGACCACGGGCGCGGCGCAGTTCCTGAGTCCGACCCTGAATGTGTACTACAAAACTAAGCTCGACACCGCTGGCCGCACCCTGAGTTTGAACGCCGACTACTTCGGCTACCGCAAAGACTGGCACAACGACTACACCACCCGCACCTTCGACGGCAGCCTGCAGCCAACCGGCCCCTATGACCTGCTGCGCGACAACTCCCCGGCCCGCAACTCGGTGCGCTCCTTCTCGGCCGATTATGCCCAGCCCCTGGGCCGCGCCCATCTGGAGGCCGGCCTGAAAACCACCTTCACCACCACCGATAATGACATCCGCTGGGAGCAGGCCCCGGCCGGCCAGCCCTGGACGGTGGATTTGGGCAAAACCAACCACTTCATCTACCGCGAAAACATCAACGCGGCCTACGCCACCGTGGGGCACACGGTGCGCAAGGTGGTAGTAGAGCTAGGTTTGCGTGCCGAGCAAACCAACACCACCGGCACCTCGCTCACCACCGGCCAGCGCACCGACCGGCACTACCTCAACCTGTTCCCGAGCGTGTCGGCGCAGTACAACAAGTCGGAGAAGGTGCAGCTCGGCTTTGCCTACAGCCGCAAGATTGACCGGTTTGCGTTCGGCATTGTAAACCCCTTCGTGACCTACGTGAGCCAGTACCGCTATGTGCAGGGCAACCCCAGCATCAGTCCGTCCTTCTCGCACAACTTCGAGTTCACTCACTCCTATAATAACCTGCTGAGCACCTCCATCAGCTACGGCCACCACACCAACGTGCTCATCGACAGCTACCGCCAGCTCGAAGGCACCCAGATTGTGGTGAACTCCTTCCGCAACTTCCGCAGCGCCGAGTCGGTGTCGGCCAGCACCACGCTCATGAGGCCTCTGCTCAGCGGCAAGTGGATGACCGTCACGACCCTGGGCTTGGAGTACGCCCGCGTCAACAGCCCGGCTCTGGGTTTGAACAATGCCCGCCCTTCCACTTACCTGTCCAGCAACCATACGCTCACGCTGCCCCACGGCTTCAAGATGGAAGCTTCGGCCATGTATATGTCGCCGATGACGTTTGGCGGCCTTGCGTTCAAAGCCCGCTTCAACACGGGGCTGGGTGTTTCCAAGTCGCTGCTCAAGGATGCCGCCACGCTCACGCTCAACGTAACCGACGTGTTCAACACCCAGCAGAACCGCTACGAGGTGCTGGCCGCCGGCCTCAACTCCCGCAACCTCGATAAAGCGGAAAGCCGCTTTGTGAAGCTCAACTTCAGCTACAAGTTCGGCAACCAGCGCGTGAAAGGCAGCCAGCGCCGCAGCACCGGCATCGAGGCCGAGAAGTCGCGCATGGAGAACTAG